GTTGCCCTCAAGTTCTTCGAATGTGCCGTGCACCATGGCCGATTCCCAATTGAACATCGATTGTATTTCTTCGACCTGTACGGTGACCGAGTTGTTTTTTCGCATCGCATCGATTTTATGGCCATCCGAGGTATAACTAATGATCGTATTGTCGGTAAGATCAAAATAGTAGGTAATAGGAATCAAATAGGGCTTCCCTTGCCATAAATAGGCCAAGTGGCCGAGGTAATTGTTCCGGAGTACGCGTTCAATGGCGTTCGTTGTTAAATCTGTCATTGTTAATGTTTTTAAATATTACTAATCGTTTTATATGTATCGTGCCAAGCGTAGTTACAGCTTGCATTCCGCCACTGATTATATTTTTCCTTACTTTAAGTTGTTGTGCCTCATGATTTATCGCCTTGTCCGTACAGACAGATAAAGAGGCGAAACCATTTAACCACTTGCCAACATATTATAACCTATAATTTTTCAAAAACCTTAAATGCGGAAGAAAGGTTAGAAAAAGCATGGCTGTGCGTACCATTTGGTAAGAAATCCAATTACCCAACTTATTGAATATACCGGCTCTTTGTCTTAGACTCCCCTTTGTAATTTCGCTACACTGGCTTATAACCATTTCAAAGTCGGCCCGAAGGCTTTCGGCAAAATTGACCGAGTGAACTTCTACGTTCATTTCAATACTGCCATAGCAACTAAGACTGTTCAGGTTAAATGAGCCTATGGTAGACCATTTGTTGTCAACCACCGCAGCTTTACCGTGTACTACGGAATTATTCCATTCAAAAATTCTCATATGATGGTCTAGAAAAGACGAGTACAAATGTTCGGTGGCCCTACGCACCAACGGCACATCGCTAATACCCGCTAAGACAACCGTTGTTTTTATTCCTCTTTTACACGTCTTTTTCAAAGCCTTTGCCAATCTGTTTCCAGGTAAAAAATACGAGCTCACGATTACTATTTCCTCTTTGGCATAAATGAAGGCGTTCGTGTAGGCATCACAGACTTCCGTTTTTCGCTGCAGCCAGTCGTTCTGTAAAATTCCCACGAGTGCCCTACCTGCCGAATGTAACACGGGTGGTATTTTTTTTGAGCTTCCCCTTTTATAAAAATAATCGCTACACAATATTTGTAGATTCTTAGCTGCCGGGCAATTCAACTGAACGGCATAGTCCAACCAAGGTTTAGAAGCCTTGGTTCCGCGGTATTTATCGGCAATATTGATTCCGCCTATCAGTGCTATTTTTTCATCGACGACCGCAATTTTATGGTGCATCCGCCTACCGATATAAAAATTGTTCAAGGAGAATAATGGCGAAAAAAAGCGAAGTAAAATACCATGCTGTACCAAATCCTGGGCAAAACTATTGGGTAATGCAGCGCTACCATAGGCATCCAATAAGACATATACCTCTACTTTTCGTTGAGCGGCTTTTTTTAAGCAGGAGGCTATACGGTTTCCTGTTTCATCGTTTTCAAAAATGTAGGTCTGTAAATGGATTTCCTTTTCCGCCTTATCGATTAACTTTTCCAGCCTTAAAAAATAGTCTTCTCCCGAACGGACCAACTCAACATATTTTGAATTGTCTTTAGTATTTTGAAACGCTGTTTTAGTATGTTTTTCAATTTTCCATTTATAATCCATCGCTACCCTTTTTTATGCTGGTCGGCCAATAAGATCTGATTAACCTCTTTATCTTGTTGCTTCAAAAAATAAACCAATCCCATAGAAACCAAAACGGTTACTCCGGCAATGATGAAAGGATAATAAAACCCTCCGGCAATCAGCCAAGTCCCCAATACCGGACCCAAAATTTGACCGATACTGTTAGTAGAACTTTGAATGGATATATTCCTTCCCGTGTTTTCCTTGGATATCAAAGAAACTGCCGAAAGCAGGTTTGGTGTCACCATGGCTCCCCCGGCTGCGAAAATTATTATAGTAACATAAATGTATAGTTCACCACTCACAAAAGGGAAGACGATTAACGAAACACCCGATATCAATAACCCCAATGTTATTTGCTGTTTAGAGGTCAATATTTTTTCGCCATAGGTTGCGAATACGGGTTGCAAAACGGCCATCACGGAACCACAAAGCATAAAACCAATACCCACCTGATTGGTTGTAAAGGCCAACTCATCCTTCCCATAAATTGAAAACACGGTCTCAAACAGGGTAACCACGAACTGCATCACAAAGGATAAAAGCAACAAAATGATAAAATAGTTACTAAGGGAAAAACTGAATTTGACTACCTCAGAAGCAATACGACTTTTTACTTCCGTATTCTTTAGCCATTTTATGATTATCAGCAATACCACAAAGCCCAAAAGAGCGGCCAAAATAAAGGGAACCGAAAAACGGTCTAGGTGGAACACTCCAAAAGAGTATGTATAGTGAAGGTTCGTTTGCGACAGAAATCCCCCAGAACAGGGCCAAATATCACACCGGAACTGATAGCGACCCCGGACCAGGCCATTATTTTGGTCCTTCGCTTTTCTGAGGTAATATCACTTAAATAGGCATTACTGACGGGAATGACCGCTGACGTAAAGATGCCCCCTATGATACGGGCCATATAGAGCATCGACAGGGAAGTGGCAAGACCCGTTAGCAAGTTCATCACTACAAAACCTACAAGCCCCAATAGTATTATAGGTTTACGGCCGTATTTATCGGAAAGCTTGCCCCAGACGATAACGAACAAGAGCTGGAACAACGGATAAATACTGGTCAACATTCCTATATGGAAGTTGATAAGGTCCGTATCCAGATTGTCTTTTAGAGCCAGTCTTTCCGTGTAATACGGAAGGGTAGGCAGTAAAATACCGTACCCGAGCATTACCACAAATAAACTTAACAGCACTAAAAATATCCTGTTGAGTTTGTCCTTTCTATTCATTACTTTTTCCCAATTTTTCTTTTCAACAATTGAGCGTTAATGGCTACAATAATGGTGCTCAAACTCATAAACACGGCACCAACTGCGGGACCCAGTACAAAGCCTGATGAGTACAAAACACCTGCTGCCAATGGGATGGCGACCACGTTATAGCCGGTGGCCCATATCAAGTTCTGGATCATCTTGTTGTAGGTGGCCTTGCCGAACAAAATCAAATTGGCAATATCCTGTGGGTTACTGTTTACTAGAATAATGTCCGCAGTCTCCGCAGCGACATCGGTGCCGGAGCCCACAGCTATTCCAACGTTGGCTTGTGCCAATGCAGGTGCGTCATTGACCCCATCGCCCGTCATGGCCACAAACTCTCCTTTGCTTTCCAACTCTTTTACGATTTCCACTTTTTGATGGGGTAGTACCTCGGCATAATAGCCATCCAAACCTAATTTATCGCTAACGGCTTTTGCAGTTTTTTCATTGTCACCTGTGGCCATCAAAACTTTGATATTATTCTTTTTGAATATTTTGATAGCTTCCGCAGATTCTGGTCTTATTTCATCGGCAAGAGCAATGTATCCTGCTAGCTGTCCATCGATTAATACAAAAACAACAGTTTCAGCAGCGTCACTATAGGCATCTTCAGGTATAGTGATTTTTTCATCCCTTAAATAACCCGGACTTACTACTTTCACTTGCTTACCTTCCACATTGGCCTCTACACCTTTACCAGTAATGGCATTAAAGTTTTCTGGCTTCGGGATTGTAATATTATCTTCTTTGACCTTTTTTATAATTCCAACTGCAATAGGATGTTCCGAGCTCTGTTCCAAAGCACTTGAAAGCCTTAAGATTTCTTTTGTTGAATATTCTTGTTTAACCGATTCAACTCTTGTGACACCAAAATCACCTTTTGTCAATGTTCCGGTTTTATCAAACAATAAAGCTGATATTTTTCGGGATTCTTCAAAAGCTGTTCGATTCCTTATCAATAAGCCATTTTGGGCAGATACGGCGGTAGATATAGCAACAACTAACGGAATGGCAAGTCCTAATGCGTGTGGGCAAGCGATAACCATAACCGTTACCATTCTCTCTAAGGCATATACAAAAGGGAAGCCTAAAATGAGCCAAACAGCTAATGTCCCAAAGCCAATCGCTAACGCAATGTAGGTTAACCATTTTGCGGCCCTATCAGAAAGGTTCTGCATTTTAGATTTGGTCTTTTGCGCTTCCTCAACCATTGTGATTACTTTGTTGAGATAACTGTCCTTTCCGGTATGTTCTACCTTAACCTTTAAGGTGCTATTGCCGTTTACTGAGCCACCAATTACTTTGTCGTTCTCATCTTTTTTCACGGGCTTGGATTCCCCTGTAAGCATTGATTCATTTAAGTAACTCGAACCATCTACTATAATCCCATCAGCAGGTACTTTTTCACCAGGCTTTACTAAAATCACATCGTCTTTTAACAAATCTTCCAAGGGAATATCCTCTATAGTATCACCCTTTACCCTGTGGGCTTCGGCTGGCATCATACTTACTAATAACTGTAAGGCTTTTGATGCACCTAGCACACTTTTCATTTCTATCCAATGGCCTAAAAGCATAATTGCGATCAGTGTTGAAAGTTCCCAGAAAAAATCTTCACCACGTAAACCGAATACTGTAGCGGTACTATAAAAGTAGGCGACGCTAATAGCCATAGAAATTAGGGTCATCATTCCTGGTGAACCCTTCTTTATTTCTGACCAAAATCCTTTTAAAAATGGCCAGCCACCATAGAAATACACTACGGTGGAAAGTGCAAATAGGATATATGGGTTTCCTGGTAAGAGAAATTCATATCCGAAAAACTCCTGTATCATTGGCGAGAAGAACAATATGGGAATGGTCAGCACGAGCGTTACCCAAAACCGTTTTCGAAAATCGGCAATCATCATTTTGTGATGGTCGTGTCCCATTTGACCGTGACCTGGATTATGACCTGAATGGTCGCCAGAACCGTGATCCATCTTGCTATGGTCGTCGGATTTTGGATCTTCCATTTTTGAGTGGTCCATTTTCGAGTGATCCATTTTTGAATGGTCATCTTTGTCGTGATTCATTTTGAAATGGTCCATTTTTTTGTTCTTTTGCTCTTCGTGATTGTCCATAGTATTCTATTTAAGGGTTATCGTAATTTTTTTCGCATTGCTTCCGAGATATTTTCAGCATAGACCCCATAGGCATCTACCAAAAGCCCCTTTATACCATCTTTTGATGAAATGGCATAAAGAACACTGTTATCGTCCGTACTGCTCATACCTTCAAAACGATGGGTTTCATCCACATCAAAATCTTCGGGATGGATTTCCAATTCCAATGAAGCACATTTTATACAGTCGGGGGCCAAATTAAAATCATAGGTATATCCCCTGATCTGTAAATCATTTATTGCCTCTGATAGGGTGTCATAGTTTCTCATCATTTATTATTTGTATGTCATCGTAAAATAGCTGCCGTCTTTCTCGGTAAATTTCTGGAATGATAACAAGTTCTCACTTGTAAGTTTTTCACTTGCAACATAGTCCAATTGTTTAATTCGTATACCAATGGCATAGGCCTTAATATTGATTTTGGATTTGATTATTTTCCCATTTCCGTTAGATTCCAACACGCGGTCATAAATTTTAATCTTACTGTTGGAACCAAGGAAGTTCAACAATCCCGAATCAAAGCTCATTTCGAGTTCAACATTCTCCAAGTTCGCTAGATCATAGAGTTCTTTGAAATTTTTGGACACTGTATTGATTTCGGTTTCCTTTGATTTTGGGTTTGAAAACGGAAATGCCATTACCAAAATACTGGATTCATCCGGTTTGCATCGGTAAGTGGTGGTATATTTATCGGTCGGGGTACCTTTTTTATCAAAAAGCTCGGTTGTGACAATAATTTCATAGTAACCATTGACTACTTTTAGCTTTCCGGATTTAAAAGTTTGCTTGTTCAGAAAGTCTCCATTTTTATCAAAATTTTCCCGTACCACCCTTCTATCGGACAATTGTCCGATTAGCATTTTATCTTGTGGGTATGCGGAAAAAATCATAAAAACGAATACTATTAAGTGTAATCCTATTTTCATATGTGGTGCATCAACTCTTTTACTTCCTTGGCGATCACATCGCTCAAATCAATTTTATTCGACTGATGTGGAATCGTGTTGCAGGTAATGATGTCCTCCACATAAGCGTCCCACAAATCTTGATAGGCATTTCCTGAAAATACGGCATGAATACCAATGCATATTGCAGGTTTCATTCCCGTACTTTTCAAATGTTCCGTAGTTTCTATCATGGTCCGGGCCGTAGAAATGATGTCGTCTACTAAAACTGGCGTCGCTTCCTTATATTTATCTACATCGGGAACAGAAACTTCAACATCACGGTCGCCATGGCGGACCTTTTGTAACACCGTGAAGGGTACTCCCGCTTTTTTTGCCACATCGGAAACCCATTGCTCACTTTCGGAATCGGGCCCGATAAGTACCGGATTATGAATGTTCTTCTTGATGTATTTGGAGATTTCGTCCGCTGCATGAATGACCCTTTTCGGAATATTGTATACCTCGCCCAACATATGTATTCTATGCAAATGGGGGTCAATGGTCGTGATGCTATCGGCAAAACCTGAAATCAATTTCCCGAAAAAGCTAGAGGTGACGCCTTCCCCTTCATCAAAGACCTTGTCCTGTCGCATATAGGCCAAATAGGGAGCCACCAAGCAAGTGCACATAGCGCCCAAAGATTTTGCGGTGTGGCTTAAAAAATACAATGGCAATAGTTTTTCATCGGGTTCGTGCAAGGTGCAGACCATGACCACACATTTGTCTTTCACATCGGAAAGGATACGCGTGTAGGATTCCCCGTCAGGAAATTTGCGTATGGTGCATTCCCCGATTTCCGCTTTCATTTTCTCCGCTAACAATTCCGTGAGTTCTTGGTTTCCCGGAAGACTGAATAATATAGTTTTCATTTGTTCTTTTTTTTATTCTATTGTTATAATATCGTCATGGCTCTCATAATATTCCAAGGCATAGTTCAACTCGCCTTGCGATTCTGCAAAGAGCGTATAGAGCAACTGGCCTTTTTCTATTTCATCGTTCAAATGAACGTTCAGTAAAATACCGGCAGATTTTGATTGGGGCGCACCTGACAGTTTGGCGAGTTTTGCAATCTTTCTATTGTCAATACGCCGTAAAACACCTGTTTTTTTGGCTTTTATTTCGAATTTATAAGGTTTTAGGAGAGGTTGTTTAAAATTACCTTGGGCTTTACAGATAGCGAGAAATTTGTTGTATGCCTTACCTGATTCCAATAGCCCTCTGGCGGTTTGCTTTCCATTTCCCGATTCGATTTCGCCAGAAAGCTCTAATAGCTCGCCCGCTAATAGAACTGCCCTTTCTCTTAGGTCTTTCGGAGCATCAACTTCGTTCTTGAGTACACTAAGGAGGTCCATTGCTTCAAGGGCTGGACCAATACCTCTGCCGACAGGCTGTGTACCATCTGTAATAACTACTCTTGTATCAAGGCCAACAGCTTTGCCCACGACTTCGAGATGTTCCTTAAGCTTCATGGCAGCGTAATCGGTACGAACCTTGGCCGTTTCGCCGACAGGAATATCAATGACCACATGGGTAGAACCTGCTGCCGCTTTTTTGGAAAGAACCGATGCAATCAACTGCCCTTCGCTATCAATATCCAAGGCTTTTTCAATTTTGATGAGCATATCATCTGCCGGACTTAATTGCGCGGTACCCCCCCAAACAAAACATCCGCCTTCTTTTTCAACAACAGCTTTGATTTCTTCCAAAGAAAGGGTAACATTGGTCAATACCTCCATGGTATCGGCTGTTCCTGCCGGGGAAGTGATAGCTCTCGATGATGTTTTGGGCATGGTAAGCCCGTAGGCGGCAACAATGGCCACAACGATGGGCGTTGTTCTGTTGCCTGGCAAACCGCCGATACAATGTTTATCGACTACGATTTTTTTGTTCCAATCCAATTGTTTTCCAGAAGCGATCATGGCTTTTGTGAGGTCCGAGATTTCATTGACATCCAATCTATTTCCGGCACAGGCCGTAATAAAAGCCGAAAGATGAATGTTGGAGTAATCTCCTTCAACGATATCCGTAATGATTTCTTCGAAGGCCGTATAAACTAGTTTTTGATTGTAGATTTTGGCCCTTACATGGCTTAAGGAATCTATAGGTTCCAAGTGCGACACCCTTAGTGTTTCATTTCCGGACACTTTTAATTTTTTCGCCGCCGCTTCGGATAACCCTATCTCTCCGACTAGCAGCACATCAGACGTTATTACATTAAGACTGGCAACGATGGAAGTATTGAAATTGGATACCCGGATTCTGGTCAATGCTTCAAAACCTTCGGAAACACAGACATGGCAATCTTCCCGCATATAGACCACATGCTCATTCTGTGTATAAATGCCCAAGTGTTTATATTTTAAAGTACTTGATTTTTCTTCCATACTATTTTTCATTATTTGGTTTTTAAATGTTTCGATGAAGTCCAAAGAAGCCAAATACCGAGAGTTACATCAACTCCCAAACAGAAAAGTGGCCACCATTGAGGTGGGTTTGTAGAGAACACAATATTACCTTGAAATAGGTCATAGATCCCATGTAATATCATTGCGATACCTACTATTTTTAGGTTTCTATGATGTCCTAATATTGCTATTGCCGAGAATAGCAAAGCAATGCTTGTTTCGAATATAATTTCGTAAGTATTGTTAGCTTGAAAAGCGAAAAGAACATAGTAGAAAGCAATAGCAATCAATAATACAGGATAGAAACTGCTGTCCTTATCAAAGCCCGTTTTTATTGCAAGTAATACAATGGAAATTCCTAATAGTACCCCAATGATTAGTTCGACCATATTAGTTAATTAAGTATTATTTCTTCAATATTGTATAGCTGAGGAATCTCGGAATCCCAATCATAGGTTTCCCTGATGCCTTTTTGCAATGCTTCTGCACTTTCCTGCTCTCCATGAACAATAAAGATCCTTTCCGGTTTCTGTTCGACATTGCTTAGCCAATCCAATAGTTCGGTATGGTTGGCATGTGCCGAAAGACCTTCTATTTCTGCCACCTCCATTTGAAAGGATACTGTTTTTCCGTACACTCTCAATTCTCTGTCGCCTTCCAACAATTTCCGTCCCCGAGTACCTTCTGCTTGATACCCAACAAAAAGCAAGGTGTTTTTTGGGTTTTGCGCTTGAGTTTCCAAGTAATTAAGCATTCTACCTCCCGTGAGCATTCCGCTTCCGGCGATGACGATTTTAGGTGTATCATCGCTTCGCAATTCCATAGTTTCACGATAACTGCTTACTACCATAAAATGTGAACACATTTCGTCACACTCAGCATCTTCCAACCTATGCCAGTCTCTAGTTCGATGGAACAGTTCCAGTACGTTGGCCCCCATCGGGCTGTCCATAATCATCTGTACTTTGGGGATTTTATTTTGTTTTAACAACCTCCAAAATATCAGCATCATCAATTGGGCACGTTCTACGGAAAAACTTGGTATGAAAAGGCTTCCGCCCCTTTCAATGGTTTTGTTGACCAATTTTTCAATTTCGGGAAGTGCTTCTGCTTCTTCGGGATGAAACCTGCCGCCATAGGTCGATTCTATAAAAAGAACATCTGCCTTTTTTGGTTTTAGAGGTGGATATAGCAATAAATCATTGGTTCTGCCGATATCCCCTGAAAAAACAAAACGTTTTCCGAGAACATCCAATTCAATGTAGGTAGCACCAAGGATATGGCCGTTGTACTGAAATCTAGCTTTTATGTTTTTCATCAAGGGCAGCCTTTGGCCGGGCGGTACTCCCTTGAAAAAGGGAACGGTTTTTTCAACATCCTTTAAGTCATAAAGTGGTTCGGCGGGACTATGTTTGGAATAGCCTTCCTTATTGGCACGTTCGGCTTCCTGTTCTTGAATCTTGGCACTATCGTTCAAAATGATTTTGGCAATGTCCAATGTGGGGTACGTTCCATAAATGGGGCCTTTAAAACCCTGTTTGACCAATCTGGGCAGATAGCCTGTATGGTCCATATGCCCGTGCGTGAGCAAGACCGCGTCAATTTCCGAGACTTCAACGGGTGGATACATCCAGTTTTTTAGACGTAGTTCTTTTAGCCCTTGAAAAAGACCACAATCAATCAAGATTTTGCGTTCGCCGGTATCCAAGAGATATTTTGAACCAGTAACGGTTCCGGCAGCTCCTAAAAAGTGAATGTTTATTTTGTTGTTTTTCATTTATAGTACCCGTTTAGTGCCCTCCACAACAGGAAGATGTGTTCCCTTTATCTTGGTCCGGTTGGCATAACTCCGCTATTTCTGAATAGAGATCGTGAAACTCCTCTTTGATAAGAAGGGCTAGTTTCTTTACGGATTTGGGCTCGGAGTTTACCATCTCCAGTAATGTTTCAAAGGCTTCTTCAAGTAAGCTAGGATCATCTTCCATTGCTTGGTAAAATGGCTCCAGTTCGATGTTATTCTGTTTTTGCAATGCTTCTGTTTTCATCTGTTTTCTTTTTAGGATTAATTAATGTTTATTGGTTTAATGTGCTGTGCATAATTCTTCCGAATCTTCGAGAATTTTTTTTTGTCGTTGCTTGGCGATACCTATTTGCTCCAATAGTGATGGGTTTTCGTTAATATCCTTGCAGAGCACAATGCCTTTATCCAATAATTTGGATTTCTCGGCCTTTGTCAATGTTGTTAAAGAGGTTAAGGGATGAAGGCCGGATTTGTCTATCCGTTCTTTCAGACCGTTCCCTTTCGGGTAATCCCAACTTGTAAGCATCAGCCCAACACAGGTACCATATTGTATGGCATCGGTGGTAAAACGTGTATTAGTATAAACTCCTCCTTGATGAAACTTGGTTTTATGGCCTTGCTGTTTTCCCCATTGTTTTTCCACATCCAAAAATCTTGAATGGATATAGAGCGGGATTTTCACATTGCAAAACCGGCCCTGATCACTATGGTATTTACATTCAATCATATAATGCTTGTTGTCTTTTTCAGCTATCACATCCACTTCATGCTGTACACAATTGCCTTTAACGATTACCCCGATTTTTGTTTCAAAATCTTCTTGAATCAATAGGGCCCCAACAAATTTTTCAAAGGGATAACCCGAAGGCCCGAGTTCCATAAGGGCTTTCTTGAGCTTATATCGAGAGGCACTTACTCTAGATTTTCTCCTTAATATTTTAAACGCCATTTGATATATCTTTTTGGTGGTCATTCCCTCGTAAATTGCCTTATCAATTTCTTGAACTATCTCTTCGACCAACAATTTATCGGCACCGGCCCGTTCTAATGAATGCCTTACTTTACCTATTTCAAAAGGAGCTTTCTCCCCACTTGCCTTTATGATATGTATCTTATCCATTGATGTGTATTTTTTTAATATTGGTCAAAGCAAATACGATTAGGAAAAAACTTAAGAATATTTCGAGCATGACAACGAACCGGGCTTCATCGGAAGTTGGAACAATATCGCCGTAGCCTACCGTTGAAAAAGTAATCACACTGAAGTAGAAAAAGTGGTACAAATTATACAAGTACGAATTTGAATAATCGGGAACTCCTTCAAATGTGGTATGGCTGAATTGAAAAAGGCAGGCATAATCGGTTGCAAAGGAGAATATGCTTATGACGATTATCAGCCCAAAAACCCAAAGCAATCGCTCCAATGAATGACAGATTTTTATCAATTTAGACAATCGCTTCAAGGTAGTCATCGTAATCACGATGGTCTTACCCAAGGCCGCCGTTGCAATTATAATGTGGAATGGCAAAGATTTATGATCGACCATTGACATTAAAACAACATACAAGATGCCGATACCCAAAATGGTAACGAGGGGCAATACCGTTCTTCCCAACAATAACTTGTAAAAGGGCTTTTCTCGTATTTGATTTAAGTTATTCGACATCGTACTATCTATGCTTTTTTTTAAATTTTGATCGTCATTACCGGAAGTGCCGAATGATTGGCCACACCCTCGGCGATGCTCTTGGAAAACAGGCTCAAAAAGCCTGTACTACCATGGGTGGACAAAGCAATCAGATCCGCAGGTTCGTGTCTTAGGAACGTGTTTATACCCGTTTCCACAGAGGGTTCGTTATTGACGTACATGGAATAATTTTTCAAATCGGGAAACTTTTCCAAGAATCTCTTAATCGGATTTAATCCTGCCGCGATGCTATTGGTATCCGTTTGGGTGTTGATGCGCAACAAACGAATATGTGCATTACATTTTTTTGCGATTGAGATTACATGTTCGAAAGCACCACTCACATCCTCCATAAAATCAGAAACAAATACAATGTTTTTAAAAGGAAAGGAAACTTCGTCCTCTTTAACCACGATTACGGGGACATCTGATTTCCGTACAATTTTTTCCACATTGCTGCCAAACAGTTCCCGCGCTGTGCCTTTGGTGCCGCTACTCCCCGTGATAATAAAATCATGGTGGAAATGACCGGAATGTTTTAAAATATTGGTGGTCTCAATCTGGTACTCCAAGAAGGTGCGACACTTTAGGTTTTCCTTCTCCGCTTTTTTTTCCAATTCCCGCAATGCAGATTTGGCCGATCCGATTTCCTTCAAGGTCTTAGGATATCTTTTTTCCTTTAGCTTGTCGAGTTTGACCCAGTCTACGGGAGTATGTATCAAGTGAAAGAAATGAATTTCCGCATTATATAATTTGGCCATTTCAACGCCCAAATCGGCGGCTTTGTTACAATTTTCGGAGAAATCAGTGGGTACTAATATATTTTTCATAGTGCTATTGTTTTTAGGTTTATATGTATTTCAAAGCTTACAATTGGAGCCTGTCCTTTATTCATTGGAGACTTCGTTTCCCGATTCGATTTGTTTTTCAAAACAATCCAGATTATATACGGTAGTGTCCGCAATGTTCGTCAATGCGGTATCGGTCAAGAATGCCTGATGGCTCGTTATTAGAACATTCTTGAAGGTCATCAAACGCGCAATTACGTCATCCTGAAGTATCTCATCGGAATGATCTTCAAAAAACAATCCTTCCTCTTCTTCATAAACATCCATCCCAAAATATCCGACTTTTTCTGTTTTTAAACCTTCAATGACCGCTTTGGTATCTACCAGGCCGCCCCTGCTCGTATTGATGAGCATAACACCTTTTTTCATGACCCCAATTTGCTCGGCATTTATGATATGCCTTGTTTCTGATGTGAGGGGAACGTGAAGGCTTATAATGTCCGCTTCGCTGCATAACGTTTTGCAGTCGGTATAGCGGGCACCAAATTTCTCTACTAGGTCTTCATCCTTGTTGACATCATAGGCCAAAATTTTGCAGCCAAAGCCGTGAAGTATTTTAATGAGTACGGCCCCAATTTTCCCTGTGCCCATTACACCGACGATCTTTCCATTCAGGTCAAACCCTGTGAGTCCGTTCAACGAGAAATTCTGTTCACGTACCCTACTATGAGCCCTTATCAATTTTCTGTTCAAAGCCAATATTAGTGCGACCGTGTGTTCTGCTATTGCGTAAGGAGAATATGCAGGAACACGAGCCACCTTGATGTTCATTTCATTCGCCTTTTCCATATCCACATGGTTGTAGCCTGCCGAACGAAGAGCTATGTATTTGACTTCGAACGCACCTAGTTTTTCTAGTATGTTGGCGGATGCATCATCGCCTGTAAATAAGCTTATGGCCTCCGAGCCTTTTGCCAAGGGAACGGTATGCTCGGACAGTCGTTCCTCTAATAGCCTCAATTCATGTTTGCCGT
This window of the Maribacter cobaltidurans genome carries:
- a CDS encoding universal stress protein, yielding MKNILVPTDFSENCNKAADLGVEMAKLYNAEIHFFHLIHTPVDWVKLDKLKEKRYPKTLKEIGSAKSALRELEKKAEKENLKCRTFLEYQIETTNILKHSGHFHHDFIITGSSGTKGTARELFGSNVEKIVRKSDVPVIVVKEDEVSFPFKNIVFVSDFMEDVSGAFEHVISIAKKCNAHIRLLRINTQTDTNSIAAGLNPIKRFLEKFPDLKNYSMYVNNEPSVETGINTFLRHEPADLIALSTHGSTGFLSLFSKSIAEGVANHSALPVMTIKI
- a CDS encoding 2-hydroxyacid dehydrogenase is translated as MKTTVFSTHKFEESYLTSANDGKHELRLLEERLSEHTVPLAKGSEAISLFTGDDASANILEKLGAFEVKYIALRSAGYNHVDMEKANEMNIKVARVPAYSPYAIAEHTVALILALNRKLIRAHSRVREQNFSLNGLTGFDLNGKIVGVMGTGKIGAVLIKILHGFGCKILAYDVNKDEDLVEKFGARYTDCKTLCSEADIISLHVPLTSETRHIINAEQIGVMKKGVMLINTSRGGLVDTKAVIEGLKTEKVGYFGMDVYEEEEGLFFEDHSDEILQDDVIARLMTFKNVLITSHQAFLTDTALTNIADTTVYNLDCFEKQIESGNEVSNE